In a genomic window of Roseicitreum antarcticum:
- the uxaC gene encoding glucuronate isomerase has product MPLDENRLFPLEGTARGLARALYDQISGLPIISPHGHTDPRWFAENNAFTDAAQLFVTPDHYVFRMLFSQGIDLDALGVPRADGRAEVTDGRAIWRVFAQNFHLLRGTPSWLWLTQAFADVFGIHERLTAANADALYDRINDSLAKPEFRPRALFERFNIEALATTESALDDLRWHQMIRDSGWKGRVITAYRPDAIVDPEFAGFTQNLAALGDLTGEDTMTWAGYLAAHRARRAFFIRHGATSSDHGHPTARTENLSSTDAEALFDIVKTGRATPEQADAFRGQMLTEMARMSVDDGLVLQIHAGSWRNHNPGVLAKFGRDKGFDIPTRTDFVRNLKPLLDAFGTDTRLSIIVFMLDETTLSRELAPLAGVYPALKLGPPWWFFDSPEGMRRFRELTTETAGFYNTVGFNDDTRAFCSIPARHDVARRVDCAFLATLVTTGRLDEDEAYEVAHDLAYRLAKQAYRL; this is encoded by the coding sequence ATGCCGTTAGATGAGAATCGCCTGTTCCCGCTGGAAGGCACTGCGCGTGGGCTGGCCCGCGCCCTGTACGATCAGATCAGCGGCTTGCCGATCATCAGCCCGCATGGCCATACCGACCCGCGCTGGTTCGCTGAAAACAACGCCTTCACTGACGCAGCACAACTGTTCGTGACGCCCGATCACTACGTTTTCCGCATGCTGTTTTCGCAGGGCATTGACCTGGATGCCCTGGGGGTGCCGCGCGCCGATGGCCGGGCCGAAGTGACAGATGGACGCGCAATCTGGCGGGTCTTCGCGCAGAACTTTCACCTGCTGCGCGGCACTCCTTCGTGGTTGTGGCTGACACAGGCCTTCGCAGATGTGTTCGGCATTCATGAGCGTCTGACCGCCGCGAATGCCGATGCGCTCTATGACCGGATCAACGACAGCCTTGCAAAGCCCGAGTTCCGTCCGCGCGCATTGTTCGAGCGGTTCAATATCGAGGCACTGGCCACCACCGAAAGCGCATTGGACGACTTGCGCTGGCACCAGATGATCCGCGACAGCGGATGGAAGGGGCGGGTCATCACCGCGTACCGCCCCGATGCCATCGTTGACCCGGAATTTGCCGGCTTCACCCAAAACCTTGCCGCCCTTGGTGACCTGACCGGCGAAGATACGATGACATGGGCCGGGTATCTGGCCGCCCATCGTGCGCGCCGCGCCTTCTTCATTCGCCATGGCGCGACCTCTTCCGACCACGGCCACCCCACCGCACGCACCGAAAACCTGTCGTCCACAGATGCCGAGGCGCTGTTCGACATCGTGAAGACCGGGCGCGCCACGCCGGAACAGGCCGATGCCTTCCGCGGGCAGATGCTGACTGAAATGGCCCGGATGAGCGTGGATGACGGCCTGGTGCTTCAGATCCACGCCGGCTCATGGCGCAACCACAACCCCGGCGTGCTTGCCAAATTCGGGCGCGACAAGGGGTTCGACATCCCCACCCGCACCGATTTCGTCCGCAACCTGAAGCCGCTTCTGGATGCCTTCGGCACCGATACCCGGCTGTCGATCATCGTCTTCATGCTGGATGAAACCACATTGTCGCGCGAACTGGCACCGTTGGCGGGCGTCTACCCGGCGCTGAAGCTGGGGCCGCCCTGGTGGTTCTTTGACAGCCCCGAAGGCATGCGCCGTTTTCGCGAACTGACAACAGAAACCGCCGGGTTCTACAACACGGTCGGCTTCAACGACGACACCCGCGCCTTCTGTTCCATCCCGGCCCGGCACGATGTTGCCCGCCGCGTGGATTGCGCGTTTCTTGCTACCCTCGTAACCACCGGAAGACTGGACGAGGATGAAGCATACGAGGTCGCACATGACCTCGCATACCGGCTTGCTAAGCAGGCTTACCGGCTCTGA
- a CDS encoding TRAP transporter substrate-binding protein has product MKVTKTLTAALLASAAFIGQAAACEITLRSSDTHPDGYPTVEAVKYMGELLQERTDGRICVEVFHSAQLGEERDTIEQTRFGVIDMNRVSMGPFNNLVEETKVVSLPFIFRSVEHMHTVMDGPIGDEILAAFEPHDLVGLAYFDGGSRSFYNSQRPIRSLEDVAGMRMRVMQSDIFVDMMSAMGASATPLPYGEVYSSIQTGVIDGAENNWPSYESSGHFEVAGYYTLNEHLIVPEILVMSKSTWDELSEEDQQLVRQAAKDSVPVMREMWAEREAKSEEMVRAAGVEIITDIDKTPFIEAMGPVYEKHVTSEVLKDLVARIQATE; this is encoded by the coding sequence ATGAAGGTTACCAAGACACTGACTGCGGCCCTTTTGGCCAGCGCGGCGTTCATCGGTCAGGCTGCGGCCTGCGAAATCACGCTGCGGTCGTCCGACACGCACCCCGATGGCTACCCCACCGTCGAAGCGGTGAAGTACATGGGTGAGCTGTTGCAGGAACGCACCGACGGGCGCATCTGCGTCGAAGTGTTCCACTCGGCCCAGTTGGGCGAAGAGCGTGACACCATCGAACAGACCCGTTTCGGCGTCATCGACATGAACCGCGTCAGCATGGGGCCGTTCAACAATCTGGTTGAAGAAACCAAGGTTGTGTCGCTGCCCTTCATCTTCCGCTCGGTCGAGCACATGCACACCGTGATGGACGGCCCGATCGGCGACGAGATCCTCGCCGCGTTCGAGCCGCATGACCTGGTCGGTCTGGCCTATTTCGATGGCGGCTCGCGCAGCTTCTACAACAGCCAGCGTCCGATCCGGTCGCTGGAAGATGTGGCGGGCATGCGCATGCGCGTGATGCAATCCGACATCTTCGTCGACATGATGAGCGCAATGGGCGCCAGCGCCACCCCCCTGCCGTATGGCGAGGTCTATTCCTCGATCCAGACCGGCGTGATCGACGGTGCGGAAAACAACTGGCCGTCCTACGAATCCTCGGGCCACTTTGAGGTCGCAGGCTACTACACGCTGAACGAACACCTGATCGTCCCCGAAATCCTGGTGATGTCGAAATCAACCTGGGATGAGCTGTCGGAAGAAGACCAGCAACTGGTGCGCCAGGCGGCGAAAGACTCGGTGCCCGTGATGCGCGAAATGTGGGCCGAGCGTGAAGCCAAATCCGAAGAAATGGTCCGCGCTGCGGGTGTCGAAATCATCACGGACATCGACAAGACCCCGTTCATCGAAGCCATGGGTCCGGTCTATGAAAAGCACGTCACCTCGGAAGTGCTGAAAGACCTGGTCGCGCGCATTCAGGCAACCGAATGA
- a CDS encoding TRAP transporter small permease, whose amino-acid sequence MQNTLKSLAFYLGLLARAALWLAGISLVLMTAFIAAQVFARYVLNVPLTWTEQSAVLLMGWFIFLGAAVGTREGYHLSFDVLLMVLPRRAVLILHSVSDIVVAAFGAGMFWFGLELTRRTWSGSMPTLGFPDGVSYIPVTLGGVLIVIFSLERLARRAAGMHTARFGDELAEE is encoded by the coding sequence GTGCAGAACACGCTAAAATCCCTTGCGTTTTATCTGGGTCTTCTGGCCCGCGCAGCACTTTGGCTGGCCGGGATCAGCCTGGTCTTGATGACAGCCTTCATTGCCGCGCAGGTCTTCGCCCGGTATGTCCTGAACGTTCCCCTCACGTGGACCGAGCAAAGCGCGGTCCTCTTGATGGGCTGGTTTATCTTTCTGGGTGCGGCGGTCGGCACCCGAGAGGGCTATCACCTCAGCTTTGACGTGTTGCTGATGGTGCTGCCCAGGCGTGCCGTCTTGATCTTGCATTCGGTCTCGGACATCGTTGTGGCCGCCTTTGGCGCGGGCATGTTCTGGTTTGGCCTTGAACTGACGCGCCGGACCTGGAGCGGATCCATGCCGACGCTGGGGTTCCCCGATGGCGTCAGCTACATCCCCGTCACGCTGGGCGGGGTGCTGATCGTGATATTCTCGCTGGAGCGGCTGGCCCGGCGCGCGGCCGGCATGCACACAGCACGTTTCGGCGACGAATTGGCAGAGGAATAA
- a CDS encoding TRAP transporter large permease, with amino-acid sequence MELYILFGTFVTLLLIGTPVAFCLGVSSFATILYMGLPPLVVFQRLNSGVSVFALMAIPFFIYAGDLMVRGDIARRLVALAGALVGNLRGGLGQVNIVASVMFGGVSGSAAADASAVGGLMVPQMKERGYGADYAVNITVVSSIIALMLPPSHNLIIYSISAGGRLSIADLFTAGIIPGLLLALSLMVAAWIVARKRGYPTEPFPGMRMVGVLFVSALPGLILVAIIFGGVRSGVFTASESSNIAVVYALFITLFVYRSLPWNQFVAATMGAVRTTAMVLLVIGCAASFGWLLAYLQVPAAIVSFMQGISNNPIVILLLINVALLILGTFMDMSPLIVITTPIFLPVAMAFGVDPVHFGIILILNLGIGLCTPPVGAVLFVGCAVGRISIWEAVRGIWPFYFAAVVTLMLVTYIPALSLWLPALFR; translated from the coding sequence TTGGAACTGTATATCCTGTTTGGCACCTTCGTTACGCTTCTGCTGATCGGCACGCCGGTGGCCTTCTGCCTGGGTGTCTCATCCTTTGCCACGATCCTCTACATGGGCCTGCCGCCGCTGGTGGTGTTCCAACGCCTCAATTCCGGGGTGTCGGTCTTTGCGCTGATGGCGATCCCGTTCTTCATCTACGCCGGTGACCTGATGGTGCGCGGCGACATCGCGCGGCGGCTTGTCGCACTGGCCGGGGCGTTGGTGGGCAATCTGCGCGGCGGACTGGGGCAGGTGAATATCGTGGCATCCGTCATGTTCGGCGGTGTGTCGGGCTCGGCTGCCGCCGACGCCTCGGCCGTCGGTGGTCTGATGGTGCCCCAGATGAAAGAGCGCGGCTATGGTGCCGATTATGCGGTCAACATCACCGTGGTGTCGTCGATCATCGCGCTGATGCTGCCGCCATCGCATAACCTCATCATCTATTCGATCTCGGCGGGGGGGCGGCTGTCGATTGCCGATCTGTTCACCGCCGGTATCATCCCGGGCCTTCTGCTGGCGCTGTCGCTGATGGTGGCGGCATGGATCGTGGCGCGCAAACGCGGCTACCCGACTGAGCCCTTTCCCGGCATGCGCATGGTAGGTGTTCTGTTCGTGTCGGCGCTGCCCGGCCTGATCTTGGTGGCGATCATCTTTGGCGGCGTGCGCTCGGGCGTGTTCACGGCGTCTGAAAGCTCTAACATCGCGGTGGTCTACGCGCTGTTCATAACCCTTTTTGTCTATCGCTCTTTGCCATGGAACCAGTTTGTCGCCGCCACCATGGGCGCGGTGCGCACCACCGCCATGGTGCTGCTGGTGATCGGCTGCGCGGCATCCTTCGGCTGGCTTCTGGCCTATCTTCAGGTCCCTGCGGCGATCGTGTCCTTCATGCAGGGCATCTCGAACAATCCTATCGTGATCTTGCTGCTCATCAACGTGGCGCTGCTGATCCTGGGCACCTTCATGGATATGTCACCGTTGATTGTTATCACCACCCCGATCTTTCTGCCGGTGGCCATGGCCTTCGGCGTCGATCCGGTGCACTTTGGGATCATCTTGATCCTGAACCTCGGCATAGGGCTCTGCACACCGCCGGTGGGCGCGGTGCTGTTCGTCGGCTGCGCCGTAGGCCGTATTTCCATATGGGAGGCCGTGCGCGGCATCTGGCCGTTCTACTTTGCCGCGGTCGTTACATTGATGCTTGTCACCTACATTCCCGCCCTGTCGTTGTGGCTGCCCGCCCTGTTCCGCTAA
- a CDS encoding cupin domain-containing protein — MAHAIVSTGPGVTRQVLADAPQLMVVAFNFDQEGASGAPHNHPHVQSTYVASGRFRFTLADDTFEVGPGDSFIIPSGAEHGCVCLAPGQLIDTFTPRRDDFL; from the coding sequence ATGGCACATGCAATCGTTTCCACTGGCCCCGGCGTCACCCGCCAGGTGCTGGCCGACGCGCCCCAACTGATGGTCGTTGCCTTCAACTTCGATCAGGAAGGCGCCAGCGGTGCGCCGCACAACCACCCCCATGTGCAATCAACCTATGTCGCGTCGGGCCGCTTCCGCTTCACCCTTGCGGATGACACGTTCGAGGTTGGCCCAGGCGACAGTTTCATCATTCCATCGGGTGCCGAGCACGGCTGCGTCTGCCTCGCACCAGGCCAGCTGATCGACACCTTCACTCCCCGCCGCGACGATTTTCTCTGA
- the kduI gene encoding 5-dehydro-4-deoxy-D-glucuronate isomerase has protein sequence MLTVETRHAIHQDHAKGMDTEALRKHFLTPGMFAEGEIRLVYTHYDRFVMGGAVPAGKALTLDEVAETRTPSFLDRREMGIVNIGDTGTVTAGGETYTMNNGDVLYLGMGSGAVTFDGAGRFYITSAPAHRTCPTRLVTVADAAEVNLGAAETSNKRTIRQFIHPTVMDSCQLILGYTSLLDGSVWNTMPAHIHDRRMEAYLYFGMAPESRVLHLMGEPKETRHLFIANEEGALSPPWSIHAGAGIGAYTFIWAMAGDNVDYKDVEMLPAEDLL, from the coding sequence ATGCTCACCGTAGAAACCCGCCATGCGATCCACCAAGACCACGCAAAAGGCATGGACACCGAGGCGCTGCGCAAGCATTTCCTGACGCCAGGCATGTTCGCTGAAGGCGAGATCCGCCTTGTCTACACCCATTACGACCGCTTCGTCATGGGCGGCGCGGTCCCTGCCGGCAAAGCGCTGACCCTCGATGAGGTGGCCGAGACACGCACGCCGTCCTTCCTCGACCGCCGGGAAATGGGCATCGTCAATATCGGCGACACCGGCACCGTTACCGCCGGTGGTGAGACCTACACGATGAACAACGGCGATGTCCTGTATCTGGGCATGGGCTCTGGCGCAGTCACGTTTGACGGCGCAGGCCGGTTCTACATCACCTCCGCACCTGCGCACCGCACCTGCCCGACGCGCCTCGTGACCGTGGCAGATGCCGCCGAGGTCAATCTGGGCGCGGCCGAGACCTCAAACAAGCGGACCATCCGCCAGTTCATCCACCCCACGGTAATGGACAGCTGCCAGCTGATCTTGGGATATACCTCGCTTCTGGACGGATCGGTCTGGAACACCATGCCCGCGCATATTCATGATCGCCGGATGGAGGCCTATCTGTACTTCGGCATGGCGCCTGAATCGCGCGTGCTGCACCTGATGGGTGAGCCGAAAGAGACGCGCCACCTGTTCATCGCCAACGAGGAAGGCGCGCTTTCGCCGCCCTGGTCGATCCACGCAGGCGCTGGCATCGGCGCCTATACCTTCATCTGGGCAATGGCCGGCGACAATGTCGACTACAAGGACGTGGAAATGCTGCCCGCCGAGGACTTGCTGTGA
- the kduD gene encoding 2-dehydro-3-deoxy-D-gluconate 5-dehydrogenase KduD, producing the protein MSGLFSLNGRKALVTGANTGIGQAIAVGLAQAGAQVVCAGRRACDETVATITEAGGKAESILVDFADPMAGKGLFDSQGFDILVNNAGIIRRADAVDFSEEDWDAVMDVNLKALFFTTQAFARDLLARGVNGRVVNIASLLSFQGGIRVPSYTASKHGVAGLTKLLANEWAAKGINVNAVAPGYIETNNTEALRADPDRNRAILERIPAGRWGNAEDIAGAAVYLCTPASAYVHGAVLNVDGGWLAR; encoded by the coding sequence GTGAGCGGCCTTTTCTCTCTCAATGGGCGCAAGGCGCTCGTGACGGGCGCCAATACCGGCATCGGTCAGGCCATCGCAGTCGGGCTGGCACAGGCGGGGGCGCAGGTTGTCTGCGCCGGCCGCCGCGCCTGCGATGAAACCGTGGCGACGATCACAGAGGCGGGCGGCAAGGCAGAATCGATCCTTGTCGATTTCGCCGATCCCATGGCCGGGAAAGGCCTTTTCGACAGCCAGGGCTTTGATATTCTGGTCAATAATGCAGGCATCATCCGCCGCGCAGATGCCGTCGATTTCTCGGAAGAGGACTGGGACGCGGTGATGGATGTGAACCTCAAGGCACTGTTCTTCACCACACAGGCTTTCGCGCGTGACCTGCTGGCGCGCGGCGTGAATGGCCGTGTGGTCAACATCGCCTCGCTCCTGTCGTTTCAGGGCGGCATTCGCGTACCGTCCTATACCGCGTCGAAACACGGCGTGGCGGGGCTGACAAAGCTGCTGGCCAACGAATGGGCGGCCAAGGGTATCAACGTCAACGCTGTCGCCCCGGGGTACATCGAGACGAACAACACCGAAGCTCTGCGCGCCGATCCAGACCGCAACCGCGCCATTCTGGAGCGTATCCCCGCAGGGCGCTGGGGCAACGCTGAAGATATCGCGGGCGCGGCGGTTTACCTCTGCACCCCTGCATCGGCCTATGTGCATGGCGCGGTTCTGAACGTCGACGGAGGCTGGCTTGCACGCTGA
- a CDS encoding mannitol dehydrogenase family protein, with amino-acid sequence MHAERLKRSDAPRPGVGIVHLGLGAFYRGFGAVYVADAMAASGGDWGIIGVSLQSPGTRDALVPQGCAYTSVTLGPDGEACRVIEVLEDVLVAPEDPAAVLRAMADPAVKIVSLTVTEKGYCHAPATGALNPDHPDVKHDLAHDLPRSAPGYIVRALQMRRAAGTAPFTVLTCDNLPDNGTVVRGVVLDLATRIDPKLAGWIKAEVRFPATMVDRITPATTADDIARVTKLTGRKDAAPVLHEPFRQWAIEDDFVGGHRPDFAAAGAEMVDNVTAHEHMKLRMLNGTHSSLAYLGYLAGYETIADTMADPDFGAFLRHLWTAEIAPAVEAPPGVSLSDYADALFDRYANPAIRHRTWQIAMDGSQKLPQRILGTVANGLDVGRATPGLCLAIAGWMRYVSGTDLAGKPIQVKDPLAADLRAVCDAADNIEDRVRGLLALRAIFPAALAVKLEEPVIAAAKQLETLGAKGAVAAIGTKP; translated from the coding sequence TTGCACGCTGAACGGCTGAAACGCTCTGATGCCCCACGCCCCGGCGTGGGCATCGTCCATCTTGGCCTTGGCGCCTTCTACCGGGGCTTTGGCGCGGTCTATGTAGCCGATGCCATGGCGGCGTCTGGCGGCGACTGGGGTATCATCGGCGTATCGCTGCAAAGCCCCGGCACCCGTGATGCGCTGGTCCCGCAAGGCTGTGCCTATACCTCCGTCACGCTGGGTCCAGATGGTGAGGCTTGCCGGGTGATCGAGGTGCTGGAAGATGTCCTCGTCGCGCCCGAAGACCCTGCCGCCGTCCTGCGTGCCATGGCCGACCCGGCCGTGAAGATCGTATCATTGACCGTTACGGAAAAGGGCTATTGCCACGCCCCCGCCACCGGCGCGCTGAACCCTGACCACCCCGACGTCAAACACGATCTGGCGCATGATCTGCCACGTTCCGCACCGGGCTACATCGTGCGGGCGCTCCAGATGCGACGCGCGGCGGGCACGGCGCCCTTTACCGTGCTGACCTGCGACAACCTGCCCGACAACGGCACCGTCGTGCGCGGCGTGGTGCTGGACCTTGCCACCCGGATCGACCCCAAATTGGCCGGATGGATCAAGGCCGAGGTGCGGTTTCCAGCTACCATGGTGGACCGCATCACCCCCGCCACCACTGCCGACGACATCGCCCGCGTGACCAAGCTGACGGGCCGCAAAGACGCCGCTCCCGTGCTGCACGAACCCTTCCGCCAATGGGCGATCGAGGATGATTTCGTGGGCGGCCACCGCCCCGATTTCGCCGCCGCCGGGGCCGAAATGGTGGACAACGTCACCGCACACGAACACATGAAACTCCGGATGCTGAACGGCACGCATTCCTCGTTGGCCTATCTGGGCTACCTGGCGGGGTACGAGACCATCGCCGACACCATGGCGGATCCGGATTTTGGCGCCTTCCTGCGCCACCTGTGGACGGCGGAAATCGCGCCCGCCGTGGAAGCGCCCCCCGGGGTCAGCCTGTCGGATTATGCCGACGCCCTGTTCGACCGCTACGCCAACCCCGCGATCCGGCACCGCACATGGCAGATCGCCATGGATGGCAGCCAGAAACTGCCGCAGCGTATCCTCGGCACGGTGGCCAACGGGCTGGATGTCGGGCGCGCGACGCCGGGCCTTTGCCTCGCGATTGCGGGCTGGATGCGCTATGTCAGCGGCACCGATCTGGCAGGCAAACCGATTCAGGTCAAAGATCCGCTTGCCGCCGATCTGCGCGCCGTATGCGACGCGGCGGATAACATCGAGGACCGTGTACGCGGCCTGCTGGCGCTGCGCGCGATCTTCCCCGCGGCGCTGGCGGTAAAGCTGGAGGAACCCGTAATCGCGGCGGCCAAACAGCTTGAAACCCTCGGCGCAAAGGGCGCTGTCGCCGCTATCGGAACCAAACCATGA
- a CDS encoding UxaA family hydrolase, whose amino-acid sequence MTDLTPLTLHPSDNVAVLTARVLAGADPLDVGNPLANPVSAGHKLAIAPVAQGAAVLKFGQIIGLATTDIAQGDHVHSHNCAFSDHDQSYAIGADLDAARAAIPATAPRTFQGYARADGQVGTRNYIALLATVNCSATVIRRAAAEIEAEGALSAFPNIDGVIALAHGTGCGMASSGRGFEILDRVLWGHATHPNVGAAVFVGLGCEVMQIARMESQFGKAGTDRFHALTIQDTGGTRATIDAIKAHLRKILPQVNDITRTPCPVSALRIGLQCGGSDGFSSITANPALGVASDLLVGLGGTAILSETPEIYGAEQLLLRRAASADVAQKLISQLKWWEEYAAQGGGSMDNNPSPGNKQGGITTILEKSLGAVAKAGATPLMAVYDYAEHVTTPGFVFMDTPGYDPVSATGQIAGGAQIIVFTTGRGSAFGSKPAPTIKLATSDRLFAQMPDDMDMTCGDVVSAGVSLQDKGAEILEMIIATASGVPTKSETLGLGDNEFVPWQTGAVM is encoded by the coding sequence ATGACAGATCTCACGCCCCTTACCCTGCATCCGTCCGACAACGTCGCTGTCCTGACCGCGCGCGTTTTGGCGGGGGCAGACCCCTTGGACGTGGGCAACCCGCTGGCCAATCCAGTCTCGGCCGGGCACAAACTGGCCATCGCCCCGGTGGCCCAAGGCGCGGCGGTGCTGAAGTTCGGACAGATCATCGGGCTGGCGACAACCGACATCGCGCAGGGCGACCACGTGCACAGCCACAACTGCGCCTTTTCCGACCATGACCAAAGCTATGCCATCGGCGCCGATCTTGATGCCGCCCGCGCGGCCATCCCCGCCACCGCGCCGCGCACATTTCAGGGCTATGCCCGCGCCGACGGGCAGGTGGGCACGCGCAACTATATCGCGCTGCTGGCCACCGTGAACTGTTCCGCCACCGTGATCCGCCGCGCCGCCGCCGAGATCGAGGCCGAAGGCGCCCTGAGCGCCTTCCCCAACATCGACGGCGTGATTGCACTGGCGCATGGGACCGGCTGCGGCATGGCATCATCGGGCCGGGGGTTCGAGATCCTTGACCGCGTGCTCTGGGGCCATGCCACCCATCCCAATGTTGGCGCGGCGGTCTTCGTCGGGCTGGGGTGCGAGGTGATGCAGATCGCCCGGATGGAATCGCAGTTCGGCAAGGCCGGGACCGACCGTTTCCACGCCCTGACCATTCAGGACACCGGCGGCACCCGCGCCACGATCGACGCGATCAAGGCGCATCTGCGCAAGATCCTGCCGCAGGTGAACGACATCACCCGGACGCCCTGCCCGGTATCGGCGCTGCGCATCGGGCTGCAATGCGGCGGGTCGGACGGGTTTTCCTCCATCACCGCCAACCCCGCACTTGGCGTCGCCTCGGACCTTCTGGTGGGGCTGGGCGGCACCGCGATCCTGTCCGAAACACCAGAGATCTACGGCGCCGAACAACTGCTGCTGCGCCGCGCCGCCAGCGCGGATGTGGCGCAGAAACTCATCAGCCAATTGAAATGGTGGGAGGAGTACGCAGCCCAAGGCGGCGGTTCAATGGACAACAACCCCTCGCCCGGCAACAAGCAGGGCGGCATCACCACCATCCTGGAAAAATCCCTGGGCGCAGTGGCAAAGGCCGGCGCGACCCCGCTGATGGCGGTTTATGACTACGCCGAACACGTCACCACCCCCGGTTTCGTCTTCATGGACACGCCGGGCTATGATCCGGTGTCGGCTACCGGCCAGATTGCAGGCGGGGCTCAGATCATCGTGTTTACCACCGGGCGGGGCTCTGCCTTTGGCTCCAAACCCGCACCGACGATCAAGCTGGCAACCAGCGACCGGCTGTTCGCGCAGATGCCCGACGACATGGACATGACCTGCGGCGATGTGGTCTCGGCGGGCGTCAGCCTTCAGGACAAAGGCGCGGAAATCCTGGAGATGATTATTGCCACCGCTTCTGGCGTACCGACGAAATCCGAGACGCTGGGGCTGGGTGACAATGAATTCGTGCCATGGCAAACCGGGGCGGTGATGTAG
- a CDS encoding GDSL-type esterase/lipase family protein, which yields MPVVLCFGDSNTYGSVPLGDAGRWTRYDTQTRWPRRMAGLLGPDWDVVEEGLPGRTTCHDNPFDGPHKNGLRLLPAILESHAPVDIVVMMLGTNDLKAHLGLTAFDIAKGVFTLGRRILLSDAGPDGAPPRLLIVSPVPVVELGARSESLRGGAEKSRRLGPMLAAHAHELGAAFLDAGTVAMASPIDGVHLPPEAHAALAVAVAEAVTGMQTG from the coding sequence GTGCCGGTGGTGCTGTGCTTTGGCGATTCAAACACCTATGGCTCGGTCCCTCTGGGCGATGCCGGGCGCTGGACGCGGTATGATACACAAACCCGCTGGCCGCGCCGCATGGCTGGGCTGCTCGGCCCTGATTGGGACGTGGTGGAAGAGGGGCTGCCGGGACGCACCACCTGTCATGACAACCCTTTTGACGGGCCGCACAAGAACGGGCTGCGGCTGCTGCCCGCCATTCTGGAAAGCCACGCGCCGGTGGATATCGTGGTGATGATGCTGGGCACCAATGACCTGAAGGCGCATCTGGGCCTGACCGCATTTGATATTGCCAAGGGGGTGTTTACGCTGGGCCGTCGTATCCTGTTGAGCGATGCCGGACCAGACGGGGCGCCGCCGCGTCTTTTGATTGTTTCGCCGGTCCCGGTCGTCGAGCTTGGCGCGCGCAGCGAAAGCCTAAGGGGCGGTGCCGAGAAATCGCGCAGGCTGGGCCCGATGCTGGCCGCCCATGCCCACGAACTGGGCGCGGCGTTTCTGGATGCGGGAACGGTCGCGATGGCGTCGCCGATTGATGGCGTTCACCTGCCGCCCGAAGCGCATGCCGCGCTGGCCGTGGCGGTGGCGGAAGCGGTGACGGGAATGCAGACCGGGTAG
- the kdgR gene encoding DNA-binding transcriptional regulator KdgR, translating to MAESPSKTENVAAALKVFGVLEALVEDRQASLGEIAKHTMTSKATAHRLLHTMVDLGYVEQDHETERFRLTLKLFSLGARSLNGQSDLLRIADREMGRMSRATGESINLGVLDDREQKVAYIHKYDSAYGLSMQSTLGLRNPLHSTSLGKALLAWRDDEEVRERLGKMVLTQMAPRTITDPEVLMAQLHETRARGYSEEIEESEAGVRCMAVPILDHIGKSVAAISIAFPVFRFEEARRHEYVALLLSASSAASAALGYSASDLAKDGAVKDGAVKDGGSI from the coding sequence ATGGCCGAATCTCCTTCCAAAACCGAGAATGTTGCCGCAGCGCTGAAGGTGTTCGGCGTGCTGGAGGCTTTGGTCGAAGACCGGCAGGCCAGCCTGGGCGAGATTGCGAAACACACCATGACCTCGAAGGCCACGGCGCACCGGCTGCTGCACACGATGGTGGACCTCGGCTATGTCGAACAGGACCACGAGACCGAGCGGTTTCGCCTGACGCTGAAGCTGTTCAGCCTGGGTGCGCGGTCGCTGAACGGACAGTCTGACCTGTTGCGCATTGCTGACCGGGAGATGGGCCGGATGTCGCGCGCCACGGGCGAATCGATCAACCTTGGTGTGCTGGATGACCGCGAACAGAAGGTCGCCTATATCCACAAATACGATTCGGCCTATGGGCTGTCGATGCAATCGACGCTGGGCCTGCGCAATCCGCTGCATTCCACCTCGCTTGGCAAGGCATTGCTGGCCTGGCGCGATGATGAGGAAGTCCGCGAACGGCTGGGCAAGATGGTGCTGACGCAGATGGCGCCGCGCACTATCACCGACCCAGAGGTGTTGATGGCGCAGCTGCACGAAACCCGGGCACGCGGCTATTCGGAAGAGATCGAGGAAAGCGAGGCTGGGGTGCGCTGCATGGCGGTGCCGATTCTGGATCATATCGGCAAATCGGTGGCCGCGATCAGCATCGCCTTCCCGGTTTTCCGGTTCGAAGAGGCGCGGCGGCACGAATATGTCGCGTTGCTGCTGTCGGCAAGCAGCGCGGCCTCGGCCGCGCTGGGATACAGCGCCAGCGATCTGGCGAAGGACGGTGCGGTGAAGGATGGTGCGGTGAAAGATGGGGGGAGCATATAG